DNA sequence from the Leptospirillum ferrooxidans C2-3 genome:
TGTTGGTCGTTCCGGACTTCCTTTCATCTGAAGGAGATGCTATCGGCGGCTTTCGATCCCCCCCCTGAAGAACTCTCAAAGCGAGAAGACTTTTATCGATACCAAAAATACCGGCACCCATCGAAAGCAATTGATCCTGTTCCAGAGGATCGGGCACCCTTCTGACCAGAACCTCGAAACCGGAAAGGATTTCCTCCTTTTCTTCACCTGAAAGATCAAGAGTCTGCTTCATCTGTTCAACGACATAAGACGAAAGAAGAGGGGCCGAAGCAATCCTCTCCCGGACTGCATCAAGACCGTCCCTACGGATCCATTCATCCGGATCAAGGCCGTCTGGGATTCCCGCTGCGCGTACGGACATTCGGGAATCAAAAACTGTCTTCTCAAGAAGACGCGCCATCGCACTCCTTCCGGCACGATCCCCATCAAACATCAGTACCACTTCATCGACCATTCTGGAGAGCTGGAGGAGGTGAGATGGGGTCAGCGCCGTTCCCAATGGAGCGACAACATTGGAAAGACCAAACTCCGACAGGACAATCACATCGAAGTAACCTTCTACCACCACAGCCTGACGGGTCTTCTCCAAAGCAGCCCTCGCCTGGTCCAGGCCAAAAAGAACATCTTTTTTCCGATAAAAGGCATGCTCCGGAGAGTTCATGTATTTGGGACCGGAGCTGGCACCAATGACTCTCCCCCCGAAAGCGACCGTCGAGCCGCTCTCGGTCCGAATGGGAATGATCAGTCTGCCATTCATGAAGTCGCGCGCGCCACCACCTCTCATCGGTCGAATGAGTCCAAAGAACTCCATCTCCTTCAACCGATCAGAACTGGCCTCACGAAGTAACGGAAATGGACCTGCAGGAGAAAAGCCCAGCCCGAAACGCTCCGAAGTTTTTTTGGAGATCTGACGTTTTTCGAAAAGATATTCCCTGGCAGGTCCTCCCTCAGGAGAAAGAAGGGATTTACGATACTGTGCCTCAAACTCCCGGTAAAGCCCGAGACAAATCTTCCTGCGGTCGGAAGTTTCCGAGGATCCGGCACGATCAGGCGGTGGTATTCCGGCTTTATCTCCGAGAAATTGGAGGGCTTCAGAAAAACTCTTGTGCTCCAGACGCTCAACAAAACGGAAAACGTCCCCACCTGACTGACAGCCGAAGCAATAAAAAAGCTGGCGCTCCGGATCAATTTGAAAAGACGGGGTTTTTTCCTCGTGAAATGGACACAGGGCCACCCATACACGGCCACGTTTCCTCAGGGAAAGTCTCCCTCCCGCTATTTCAAGGAGATCCGATGCTTTCCGAACTTTTTCAAGGTAATCCTTCCGGTCAGAAAAATCTCCCAGAACCGTAGCTTACCCCCCCAGTAATGCTTTCACCTTTTGACTGACGACCCTGTTATCTGCACGACCCATTGTTTTTGGAGTCAGCCACTTCATGACTGAACCCATTTCCTTTGCAGATGTTGCATGAGTCTCTTTTATGGCTTCAGCGATCAGTCCATCAATCTGCTCGACAGAAAGAGGTTCGGGCATAAACTCCCGGATCACGACCATCTCGGATCTCTCTTTTTCTGCAAGATCCTCACGTCCGCCCATCGTAAACTGGGCAACAGACTCCTCCATCTTCCTCAGCATCCCGGCAAGAAGATCAACAATCTCATCCTCTGTGAGCTGGGCATCCCGTCCCTTTTCAATCGCCTTGTTCTTGATCTGGGCCATCACCATCCGGAGAATGGACAGCCTCTCCTTCTGGCCGGAACGAAGACTGTCCTTGATATCGGACTGGATCCTTTCAAGAAGAGACAGTGACATCTGCTACCGGACCGCCATACGGGCACGCTTCAAAGCTTTCTTTCGAGCCGAAAGGGCTTTTTTCTTCAGTCGAACGCTGGGCTTTTCATAGTGTTCCCTTTTCTTGATCTCCGAAAGAATGCCCGCTTTTTCACACTGTTTTTTAAACCGCTTCAACGCACTTTCAAAGGACTCATTTTCCTTGATACGAACACCAGTCATGAAATCTCCTCAGTTTTGTTTTGGTCTGAATTTCTAAAAATGGACATTTGTTTAGTTTAACGCTTGGAAGGACTTCTGTCAAAGAACTTTCGGACAACATCTGGATCCCCTTCCGGACCGGTCCAAAAAATTTATCCGTCTTCCCGGAGGCTTCGCTTCGGATTCCAGGAAAAGGACGCCACTTATGGGAATTTTGACCTTGCCAGATTTTTCTCCCCATTGTTTTAATGAGTGAAAAGAACCCATACCCGATTTTTTCCAATGAACTATTGTCCTCAGGAGTCCAAAACATTTGCGAAATCTTTTTTTGTCTGATAGCATCGCACCGATATGCCGGTAATACCATAAGAAGCATGGGCTTCAGAACGGCATAAACAGGCCCCATCCCTAACGGGGTTCACCTTCATGAGCCATCATCCATAAAGATGAGATCTCATTCGAACAAAGGAGCCTTCCATGGCCAAATCCACCATGACCAAGTCCGACCTGATCGATGCTATCGCAGCCAAAAGCCCAACATTGACAAAGAAAGCTGTTGGCGAAGTGGTAGATCATCTGTTCAAGACCGTTACGGAAAGTGTTGCCAAAGGAAATGAAGTCAGTGTTGTCGGTTTTGGAAAATTCCATTCCGTCAAGAGAAAGGCAAGGATGGGCAGAAACCCCGCAACGGGCGCAGCCATCAAGATCGCAGCAACAACATCTCCACGTTTTTCCGCTGGAAAAGCCTTCAAGGATGCAGTCGCCAAAAAGAAGTAATCATTCTAAGTTCTTCATAATGCCATCGGGCCTCCCAGCCGGGGTCCGATGGTTTTTCTTTCCATAAGCTAAAACCAACGAACACTCTCCGAAAAAAACAACCCATAGTCTCTAAATCTATCCAGGCGGCCAAGAAAATGCCCGTCCCCCCAAAAGATGCAAGTGCAGATGCCCAACGGTCTGCCCACCGTCAATGCCGGTATTGATCACA
Encoded proteins:
- the dnaG gene encoding DNA primase; the encoded protein is MGDFSDRKDYLEKVRKASDLLEIAGGRLSLRKRGRVWVALCPFHEEKTPSFQIDPERQLFYCFGCQSGGDVFRFVERLEHKSFSEALQFLGDKAGIPPPDRAGSSETSDRRKICLGLYREFEAQYRKSLLSPEGGPAREYLFEKRQISKKTSERFGLGFSPAGPFPLLREASSDRLKEMEFFGLIRPMRGGGARDFMNGRLIIPIRTESGSTVAFGGRVIGASSGPKYMNSPEHAFYRKKDVLFGLDQARAALEKTRQAVVVEGYFDVIVLSEFGLSNVVAPLGTALTPSHLLQLSRMVDEVVLMFDGDRAGRSAMARLLEKTVFDSRMSVRAAGIPDGLDPDEWIRRDGLDAVRERIASAPLLSSYVVEQMKQTLDLSGEEKEEILSGFEVLVRRVPDPLEQDQLLSMGAGIFGIDKSLLALRVLQGGDRKPPIASPSDERKSGTTNSELKEQNLLVELFRLWGDGCHPHPSEVLSLGDFSFLEKKEFLEILGRLWENPQASPVEIQQLISPSPSLTVSWMSLPPGNEGRDERFRDLVLMVRRLGLHARKRGGQSLRLV
- a CDS encoding GatB/YqeY domain-containing protein, translated to MSLSLLERIQSDIKDSLRSGQKERLSILRMVMAQIKNKAIEKGRDAQLTEDEIVDLLAGMLRKMEESVAQFTMGGREDLAEKERSEMVVIREFMPEPLSVEQIDGLIAEAIKETHATSAKEMGSVMKWLTPKTMGRADNRVVSQKVKALLGG
- the rpsU gene encoding 30S ribosomal protein S21 gives rise to the protein MTGVRIKENESFESALKRFKKQCEKAGILSEIKKREHYEKPSVRLKKKALSARKKALKRARMAVR
- a CDS encoding HU family DNA-binding protein, whose translation is MAKSTMTKSDLIDAIAAKSPTLTKKAVGEVVDHLFKTVTESVAKGNEVSVVGFGKFHSVKRKARMGRNPATGAAIKIAATTSPRFSAGKAFKDAVAKKK